In Porites lutea chromosome 1, jaPorLute2.1, whole genome shotgun sequence, a single genomic region encodes these proteins:
- the LOC140950315 gene encoding POU domain, class 3, transcription factor 4-A-like, whose product MEAGQTNPYSNQVGSASTQSETRAIQNHPTTMAYVRDEHTVVKYENLAPVSVASLSVNEPRLGNNHLATHQWVVQDHTGAVGWPANTVSLQEVKPILREDASPVITTIAGATLVHHRPVMPLEQARWSNAATHGAHSPDHTRIHISGAMQAVPTTHPSYGTINGTVQLQGGFPQTAQTIRESPNGQDVSHGAHPDLEAQDDTPTSDDLEQFAKEFKQRRIKLGFTQADVGLALGTLYGNVFSQTTICRFEALQLSFKNMCKLKPLLAKWLEEADNNNGAASGVDKLATQGRKRKKRTSIEVAVKGALENHFCKNPKPSAQEIGGLAENLGLDKEVVRVWFCNRRQKEKRMTASVTGGPEDQHVGSPHVSSPHVSSPHVSSPHIVGPHLTGPQ is encoded by the coding sequence ATGGAAGCGGGGCAAACGAATCCATACTCAAATCAGGTCGGTTCAGCGTCCACGCAGAGTGAAACTCGCGCAATTCAAAATCATCCAACCACCATGGCGTACGTGCGGGACGAACACACAGTTGTAAAGTACGAGAACCTAGCTCCGGTGAGTGTTGCTTCCCTGAGCGTGAACGAACCACGATTGGGAAATAACCACCTCGCAACACATCAATGGGTCGTACAGGACCACACTGGGGCCGTTGGTTGGCCAGCCAACACAGTGAGTTTACAAGAAGTTAAACCAATCTTGAGAGAGGATGCATCGCCTGTTATAACAACAATTGCCGGTGCAACTCTCGTCCATCATCGACCTGTGATGCCTTTGGAGCAAGCACGTTGGTCTAATGCAGCGACACATGGGGCTCACTCGCCTGATCACACTCGCATTCACATAAGCGGCGCGATGCAAGCAGTTCCCACGACTCATCCTTCGTACGGCACCATTAACGGCACCGTTCAGCTGCAGGGAGGGTTCCCGCAAACTGCGCAAACAATTCGCGAAAGTCCGAACGGCCAAGACGTTTCGCATGGAGCGCACCCCGATCTGGAAGCGCAGGATGACACTCCTACATCGGACGACCTCGAACAGTTCGCCAAAGAATTCAAACAACGGAGAATCAAGCTCGGGTTCACTCAGGCTGATGTAGGACTTGCTCTAGGCACTCTGTATGGAAACGTTTTCAGCCAGACGACCATTTGTCGCTTCGAGGCGCTGCAACTAAGTTTTAAGAATATGTGCAAGCTTAAACCCTTGTTGGCCAAGTGGCTCGAGGAAGCGGATAACAATAACGGGGCCGCGAGCGGCGTTGATAAGCTAGCAACTCAGGGAAGAAAACGAAAGAAGAGAACCTCTATTGAGGTGGCAGTCAAAGGCGCGCTTGAAAACCATTTTTGCAAAAATCCAAAGCCATCGGCCCAGGAAATTGGTGGCTTGGCAGAAAACCTTGGTCTGGATAAGGAGGTTGTTCGAGTTTGGTTCTGCAACAGACGACAGAAAGAAAAGCGTATGACTGCTTCAGTTACTGGCGGACCCGAAGACCAACATGTAGGATCGCCTCACGTCTCTTCCCCTCACGTTTCGTCTCCTCATGTTTCCTCGCCGCACATTGTCGGTCCGCATCTGACAGGACCGCAGTAA